In Drosophila nasuta strain 15112-1781.00 chromosome 2R, ASM2355853v1, whole genome shotgun sequence, a single genomic region encodes these proteins:
- the LOC132784740 gene encoding coiled-coil domain-containing protein 124, whose protein sequence is MPKKMGINSKAAEARDRKDATKKAIQERNAREAEDRLWQDDDKNLAKKQQRREEEERKKAEAARRKAESKALLDQETNSINTQRKQPLAKINRQQILEEMEKKQRVMDAINEANKPPPTRVVVQHTTLEENLNRSLADTDVATNVDEALAVLSVNDDDDKHPEKRMRAAYKTFESNNLPRIKAENPSLRMSQWKQMLMKEWNKSPDNPFNQAR, encoded by the exons ATGCCAAAGAAAATGGGAATTAACTCCAAGGCCGCCGAGGCACGCGACCGCAAGGATGCGACCAAGAAGGCAATACAAGAGCGCAATGCACGTGAGGCAGAAGATCGCCTGTGGCAGGACGATGACAAGAACTTGGccaagaagcagcagcgacgcgaagaagaagagcgcAAAAAAGCTGAAGCAGCGCGTCGCAAAGCGGAATCGAAAGCGCTGCTCGACCAGGAGACCAACTCGATTAATACGCAGCGTAAGCAGCCACTGGCGAAGATCAATCGACAGCAGATTCTTGAAGAGATGGAGAAGAAACAGCGGGTGATGGATGCCATCAACGAGGCCAACAAACCGCCGCCAACTCGAGTTGTTGTGCAGCACACGACGCTGGAGGAGAACTTGAATCGCTCGCTGGCCGACACTGATGTGGCCACCAATGTGGACGAGGCGCTGGCCGTGCTCAG TGtcaacgatgatgatgataagcATCCCGAGAAACGCATGCGAGCCGCATACAAAACCTTTGAATCCAATAATCTGCCTCGTATCAAGGCCGAGAATCCTTCGCTGCGTATGTCCCAGTGGAAGCAAATGCTCATGAAGGAGTGGAACAAGTCACCCGACAATCCCTTCAACCAGGCACGCTAA
- the LOC132784737 gene encoding pre-mRNA-splicing factor 18, whose protein sequence is MDVLKAEIARKRKLLEQKQLVDDKKKYFRRGELNAKDTEEVLQKVGYKKQESVEAPRAEGAYSFVADGQNILPRAEVIRRLRERGEPVLLFGETELEAFDRLRICEISQPEANRGFRNDFQEAMEQVDAAYLQEMFANTPTAKEDKKSDFAELDETISWESIQTMAQKMGRNKDYDMDVIITLLTFLLKLWNDQIANYTKHEKMSTKVKMTRVIYTQTKEYVKPLFRKLKHHTLPEDILDSLRDICKHLLNRNYISASDAYLEMAIGNAPWPIGVTMVGIHARTGREKIFSKNVAHVMNDETQRKYIQGLKRLMTKCQEYFPTDPSKCVEYVSKKDRE, encoded by the coding sequence atggACGTATTAAAGGCTGAAATTGCACGCAAGCGCAAATTACTGGAGCAAAAGCAGTTGGTGgacgacaaaaaaaagtattttcgtCGCGGCGAACTCAACGCCAAGGACACAGAGGAAGTGCTGCAGAAAGTGGGCTACAAGAAGCAGGAATCAGTTGAGGCGCCGCGAGCTGAAGGCGCCTACAGTTTTGTGGCCGATGGCCAGAATATTTTGCCCCGCGCCGAAGTCATAAGAAGATTGCGAGAACGCGGCGAGCCAGTGCTTTTGTTTGGTGAAACGGAGCTGGAAGCGTTCGACAGGCTGCGCATATGCGAAATTTCGCAGCCGGAGGCGAACCGTGGCTTCCGCAACGATTTCCAAGAAGCCATGGAACAGGTAGATGCCGCCTATTTGCAGGAAATGTTCGCCAATACGCCCACAGCCAAAGAAGACAAGAAGTCCGACTTCGCTGAACTGGATGAAACAATTTCGTGGGAGAGCATTCAGACAATGGCCCAGAAAATGGGACGCAACAAAGACTACGACATGGATGTAATCATAACACTGCTCACGTTTCTGCTAAAGCTATGGAACGATCAAATTGCCAACTACACTAAGCACGAAAAGATGTCCACCAAGGTGAAAATGACTCGCGTCATCTACACACAGACCAAGGAGTATGTGAAGCCGCTGTTCCGTAAGCTGAAGCATCACACGCTTCCCGAGGACATTCTGGACAGCTTGCGGGATATCTGCAAGCATCTGCTAAATCGTAATTACATCTCTGCTAGTGATGCTTATCTAGAGATGGCTATTGGTAACGCTCCCTGGCCCATTGGTGTCACCATGGTGGGTATCCATGCGAGAACAGGTCGCGAGAAGATCTTCTCCAAGAACGTGGCGCACGTGATGAACGATGAAACGCAGCGCAAATATATTCAGGGACTGAAGCGCTTGATGACCAAGTGCCAGGAATACTTTCCCACTGATCCTTCAAAGTGTGTGGAGTATGTCAGCAAAAAGGATCGcgaataa